A region of Neovison vison isolate M4711 chromosome 7, ASM_NN_V1, whole genome shotgun sequence DNA encodes the following proteins:
- the LOC122914353 gene encoding olfactory receptor 4A47-like gives MDPRNNVTYFVLLGLTQDPKEQKVLLVMFLLFYILTVVGNVLIVVTIAVSKSLGSPMYLFLANLSFMDVTYSSCICPRLISDLLFAENTISFQSCMTQLFTEHFFGGSEVFLLLVMAYDRYVAICKPLHYLVIMRQWVCVVLLVVSWLGGFLHSVIQVSTIYGLPFCGPNIIDHFSCDMYPLMKLVCTDTYVIGLLVVANGGLICSIVFVFLLISYGVILYSIKNFSSDGRRKALQTCGSHILVVILFFVPCIFMYVRPVKTFPIDKSLGVFFTVITPMLNPLIYTLRNSEMTNAMKNLWNRNVISFS, from the coding sequence ATGGACCCAAGAAACAATGTAACTTACTTTGTCCTCTTGGGCCTCACCCAAGATCCAAAGGAACAGAAGGTCCTTCTTGTTATGTTCTTGCTCTTCTATATTTTGACTGTGGTGGGCAACGTGCTCATTGTGGTGACTATAGCAGTCAGTAAGTCCCTGGGCTCGCCTATGTACTTGTTTCTTGCTAACTTGTCTTTTATGGATGTCACTTATTCCTCTTGCATTTGCCCCAGATTGATTTCAGATTTGTTGTTTGCAGAAAATACCATATCCTTCCAATCTTGTATGACTCAGCTATTTACAGAGCACTTTTTTGGTGGCTCAGAGGTCTTTCTTCTACTAGTGATGGCCTATGACCGTTATGTGGCCATCTGTAAGCCCTTGCATTATTTGGTGATCATGAGGCAGTGGGTGTGTGTTGTGCTGCTGGTAGTGTCCTGGTTGGGAGGTTTTCTGCATTCAGTAATTCAAGTTAGCACTATCTATGGGCTCCCATTCTGTGGTCCCAATATCATTGACCATTTTTCCTGTGATATGTACCCCTTAATGAAATTGGTTTGTACTGACACATATGTCATTGGCCTGTTAGTGGTGGCCAATGGAGGGTTGATCTGCAGTATTGTGTTTGTGTTCTTGCTCATTTCTTATGGTGTCATCTTGTACTCTATAAAGAACTTTAGTTCAGATGGGAGACGGAAAGCCCTCCAGACCTGTGGTTCCCACATCCTTGTGgtgattttattctttgttccATGTATTTTCATGTATGTAAGACCTGTTAAAACCTTCCCCATTGACAAGTCATTGGGTGTGTTTTTTACAGTCATAACCCCCATGCTGAACCCACTGATCTACACTCTGAGAAATTCTGAGATGACAAATGCTATGAAGAATCTCTGGAATAGAAATGTTATATCTTTTAGTTGA